A genomic region of Desulfosarcina ovata subsp. ovata contains the following coding sequences:
- a CDS encoding TrbC family F-type conjugative pilus assembly protein, whose amino-acid sequence MKPITLAISLIVISSLLSSGQDIERMVNGIEKSPYFQRAEQAVKRNEKTLHRKVQQKIEEKRVTVSAINEQIKNELIQAAAPETENADAHVDTTSRIYIFVSRSVPLAVLKSFAADIDTLGSNTLRLVFRAFPKNFLHTFLQKEQAGTKGDGVVRAKIIVGEKIFNRYHVDRVPAVVFDPDPMTSHDDWLLVYGADSLHQALTLFYRESGRHELKMAANRVVKIE is encoded by the coding sequence ATGAAACCGATCACCTTGGCAATATCATTGATCGTCATTTCGAGCCTTCTTTCAAGCGGGCAGGATATTGAAAGAATGGTCAATGGGATTGAAAAAAGCCCCTACTTCCAAAGGGCCGAACAGGCCGTCAAGCGAAATGAAAAAACGCTGCATCGCAAGGTGCAACAAAAAATCGAAGAGAAGAGAGTCACCGTCAGCGCCATCAACGAGCAAATAAAAAACGAACTGATCCAAGCGGCGGCCCCTGAAACTGAAAATGCCGATGCCCATGTCGATACAACATCCAGAATTTATATTTTCGTGTCCCGGTCGGTTCCCCTGGCGGTTCTCAAATCTTTTGCCGCCGACATCGATACTCTTGGCAGCAATACGCTGCGCCTTGTTTTCAGGGCGTTCCCGAAGAATTTCCTGCATACGTTTTTACAAAAAGAGCAGGCCGGTACAAAAGGAGATGGTGTGGTCAGGGCGAAGATCATCGTCGGTGAGAAAATTTTCAATCGCTATCACGTGGACCGGGTACCGGCCGTGGTTTTCGATCCAGATCCCATGACCTCACACGACGACTGGCTGCTTGTTTATGGGGCGGACTCCCTGCATCAGGCATTGACATTGTTTTATCGGGAGTCCGGCCGGCACGAATTGAAAATGGCCGCAAACCGGGTGGTCAAAATTGAATAA
- a CDS encoding S26 family signal peptidase, protein MNKPRLNAKFSCCLALLCLSLAAGMAIPDRLTITKTDSVKYHLFWEIDRKRLQRGDYVRLPLFDPGVGCKPCSIVKRIGCLPGDRLVSEDMNYYCNGKYLGQCMTGKNIAPFRFTGKVPPGMVFLVGDRDNSYDSRYFGFKSISDIETVLSPLF, encoded by the coding sequence TTGAATAAACCGAGGCTGAACGCCAAATTTTCATGCTGCCTGGCGCTGCTCTGTTTATCGCTTGCCGCCGGCATGGCCATACCGGACCGCCTGACCATAACCAAAACCGACAGCGTCAAATATCATCTGTTTTGGGAGATCGATCGGAAGAGATTGCAAAGGGGCGATTACGTCCGTCTCCCACTCTTCGATCCGGGAGTGGGCTGCAAACCGTGCAGCATTGTCAAGCGCATCGGTTGCCTGCCGGGAGATCGATTGGTAAGCGAGGATATGAACTACTACTGCAATGGCAAGTATTTGGGTCAGTGCATGACCGGCAAAAATATCGCGCCATTTCGATTCACCGGCAAGGTGCCGCCGGGCATGGTTTTTCTGGTCGGTGACAGGGACAACAGCTATGACTCACGATACTTCGGATTTAAATCGATCAGCGACATCGAAACGGTGCTTTCTCCTCTTTTTTAG
- a CDS encoding TraU family protein gives MRLHPHLSISLILILILPTLVGSTCIEQEWNPDGFDYEFEVLGTCECCYGWWCRYGTLIAFWEPHRIIETVKDPYCSPTASQSLLLSLSADDAGSLDEVFLGGTHADHSNTEGATVFAQVHYLTHPMLDAMIDEFDDMCWESSDNGMEYISETDSEWQEIYSSMWWPEASLFATYPMVETCMADAAAAQFGTPIDALYWCLGAWGTLFNMNGHFNQDEYTTGNAGLAARTIAHMGRRGLLMDAASVQCYAISMPIWIKSYFKLQPIRPNEHPFKIPIGMDPLFWSEGLNRVDPGGDNFAWLLWRLRICCAS, from the coding sequence TTGCGGTTACATCCACACCTGTCCATTAGTTTGATTTTGATTCTCATCCTGCCCACGCTCGTGGGCTCGACGTGTATCGAACAGGAATGGAACCCGGACGGATTCGACTACGAATTCGAGGTGCTTGGCACCTGTGAATGCTGCTACGGTTGGTGGTGTCGATACGGTACTTTAATAGCATTCTGGGAGCCTCACAGGATAATCGAAACGGTAAAGGATCCGTATTGTTCGCCGACCGCGTCCCAATCCCTGCTGCTCAGCCTATCGGCAGATGATGCGGGGTCCTTGGATGAAGTGTTTCTCGGCGGGACCCACGCCGATCATTCCAACACGGAAGGGGCCACGGTTTTCGCACAAGTTCATTATCTCACGCATCCCATGCTCGATGCCATGATCGATGAGTTCGACGACATGTGTTGGGAATCTTCCGACAACGGCATGGAATACATATCGGAGACCGACAGTGAATGGCAGGAAATCTACAGCTCCATGTGGTGGCCTGAGGCTTCATTGTTTGCCACATACCCCATGGTCGAGACCTGCATGGCCGATGCGGCAGCGGCTCAGTTCGGTACACCCATCGATGCGCTTTACTGGTGTTTGGGCGCATGGGGGACCCTGTTTAACATGAACGGGCATTTCAACCAGGACGAATACACCACGGGGAATGCCGGTCTTGCTGCGCGAACCATCGCCCATATGGGTCGCCGTGGTTTATTGATGGATGCGGCATCCGTACAATGCTACGCCATTTCGATGCCCATCTGGATAAAAAGCTATTTCAAGCTGCAGCCAATACGTCCCAATGAACACCCCTTTAAAATCCCCATCGGTATGGATCCTCTGTTTTGGTCAGAGGGTCTTAATCGTGTCGATCCGGGCGGGGATAATTTCGCATGGCTTTTATGGCGGCTGCGTATTTGCTGTGCCAGCTGA
- a CDS encoding conjugal transfer protein TraH produces the protein MHKHFLLSIVLILTAAGTCFADDWIDNWIQQATANGPNMFESQKRGYASAGSLSLRFKNEKDYLVSFAPPRFRAGCGGIDMFMGSFSYLDAEYLMEKLERIAEGGVATFVYDIAMSVLSEPIQKSMKSLEAMVDRLNQLQIDDCQAAKGVSAYLKSTSSGEDQSEALQKFLIESGINDFYQGAQDDYNSSNTQQVMQDAGVTVSDMTSGCPEEMRRVFFKDGSLLANVAVENNIPESQTRIMSALTGDVLIDSGRYFMIGPCYNDPGDVDALVYGDLITRDASGACRQLDHIRIDGINYDSLYAWAYAMIGEVITAIGTKADLSPAAQAFIESMPSPVYMLVLNDIKAVGDLNNVEEISGRLAYVGALSYAYQMSKSLLFNTYKLYHDAMRIAHNQLGPDAGGRCVQQLVEQPAGYIETILGRLDSMYGYLEQAYAASLQRITNDLQQERLIQDRGDRLNRISFDKTGIRK, from the coding sequence ATGCATAAACACTTCCTGCTCAGCATCGTCCTTATTCTAACGGCAGCCGGTACATGCTTTGCCGATGATTGGATCGACAATTGGATCCAACAGGCCACCGCCAACGGCCCCAATATGTTCGAAAGCCAGAAGCGGGGCTACGCCTCGGCCGGGAGCCTGTCCCTTCGCTTTAAAAACGAGAAGGACTACCTGGTCAGTTTCGCGCCGCCCCGTTTTCGGGCCGGCTGTGGCGGCATCGACATGTTCATGGGAAGTTTCTCCTACCTGGATGCGGAATATCTGATGGAAAAACTGGAACGTATTGCAGAGGGTGGCGTGGCAACCTTTGTTTACGATATCGCCATGTCGGTGCTTTCCGAGCCCATTCAAAAGTCCATGAAATCGCTGGAGGCGATGGTGGATCGGCTCAATCAATTGCAGATCGACGACTGCCAGGCTGCCAAGGGTGTATCGGCCTACCTGAAGAGTACTTCGTCGGGAGAGGATCAATCCGAGGCACTTCAAAAATTCCTGATCGAAAGCGGTATCAACGACTTTTATCAGGGCGCCCAGGACGATTACAATAGCTCAAACACCCAACAGGTCATGCAGGATGCGGGGGTGACGGTAAGCGACATGACCTCAGGCTGCCCCGAAGAAATGCGGCGCGTATTTTTCAAAGACGGTTCACTGCTCGCCAACGTTGCCGTGGAAAACAATATCCCCGAATCCCAGACCCGGATCATGTCGGCGCTCACAGGGGACGTGCTGATCGACAGCGGCCGTTATTTCATGATCGGTCCATGCTACAACGATCCCGGGGATGTGGATGCGCTGGTCTATGGTGACCTGATCACCCGGGATGCCAGCGGCGCTTGCAGGCAACTGGATCACATTCGTATCGACGGCATCAACTATGACTCTTTATACGCCTGGGCCTATGCCATGATAGGTGAGGTCATCACGGCCATCGGCACGAAAGCGGATCTATCGCCGGCGGCACAAGCCTTCATCGAAAGCATGCCTTCGCCGGTATATATGCTTGTATTAAACGACATCAAGGCGGTCGGGGATTTGAATAATGTGGAAGAAATCTCCGGCCGTCTCGCCTATGTGGGTGCCCTCTCCTACGCCTACCAGATGAGCAAGTCGCTTTTGTTCAACACCTATAAACTCTATCACGATGCCATGCGCATCGCTCACAATCAACTGGGTCCGGATGCCGGCGGCAGATGCGTGCAGCAGCTTGTGGAACAACCGGCCGGCTATATCGAAACCATACTGGGCCGTTTGGACAGCATGTATGGTTATCTCGAACAAGCCTATGCAGCTTCCCTGCAGCGAATCACCAACGATCTGCAGCAGGAACGGTTGATCCAGGATAGAGGTGATCGTCTGAATCGTATTTCTTTTGACAAAACGGGAATCCGTAAATGA
- a CDS encoding conjugal transfer protein TraF — MTHDTSDLNRSATSKRCFLLFFSLLLIAAPAWSADTFWEDRQRGYFWYEDPDLPVYEEQDVPIEDQPMIGNTGQDTRPDRYSYDELFDLHPDRFQVVIDARLKHAVHRPTEENVLRFLEATDVAKKKSRLMANVAGYVAMQNPWLTGESRYPYSQPGRGVYVRQRNRDIQATLAEFKDRYAIIAFHQAGCGYCTAQEEILSHFEHLNSWTIRRIDITENPGLAARFHVDITPTLLLVSRSTQNSSILSSGVISLDQLTTRVYQLIRLMERRADPTDFYPMAFHETVK; from the coding sequence ATGACTCACGATACTTCGGATTTAAATCGATCAGCGACATCGAAACGGTGCTTTCTCCTCTTTTTTAGCCTGCTTCTCATTGCAGCACCCGCATGGTCTGCAGACACGTTCTGGGAAGATCGCCAAAGAGGCTACTTTTGGTATGAAGACCCTGACCTGCCAGTTTACGAGGAACAAGACGTTCCGATTGAGGATCAGCCAATGATTGGAAATACCGGACAAGATACCAGGCCTGATCGATACAGCTATGACGAACTGTTCGATCTGCATCCGGACCGATTTCAAGTAGTGATCGACGCGCGGCTCAAACATGCGGTTCATCGTCCAACCGAAGAAAATGTGCTGAGGTTTCTGGAAGCCACGGATGTGGCCAAAAAGAAAAGCCGCCTGATGGCCAATGTCGCCGGCTATGTGGCCATGCAGAACCCGTGGTTGACCGGTGAGTCCCGATATCCCTATTCACAGCCCGGCCGCGGCGTATACGTCCGGCAGCGCAATAGAGACATCCAAGCAACGCTTGCAGAATTCAAGGACCGATATGCCATCATCGCCTTTCATCAAGCAGGATGCGGATATTGCACGGCACAAGAGGAGATTCTGTCTCACTTCGAACATCTGAACAGCTGGACCATAAGGCGGATCGATATCACCGAAAACCCGGGTTTGGCGGCCAGATTCCATGTCGACATCACACCGACATTGCTTTTGGTTTCTCGCAGCACCCAAAACTCGAGCATCCTCTCCTCGGGAGTGATCTCGTTGGATCAACTCACCACACGTGTTTACCAGCTGATCCGCCTGATGGAGCGCCGCGCCGATCCAACGGATTTTTATCCCATGGCCTTTCACGAAACCGTAAAATAA